From a region of the Hemitrygon akajei chromosome 16, sHemAka1.3, whole genome shotgun sequence genome:
- the rpl36 gene encoding large ribosomal subunit protein eL36 — protein sequence MAIRYPMAVGLHKGHPVTKNETSPRQSRRRGRLTKHTKFVRDLIREVCGFAPYEKRAMELLKVSKDKRALKFIKKRVGTHIRAKRKREELSNVLAAMRKAAAKKD from the exons ATGGCAATCAGGTATCCTATGGCAGTTGGCCTGCACAAAGGTCACCCTGTCACCAAGAATGAGACCAGCCCAAGGCAAAGCCGCAGACGAGGG CGCCTGACCAAGCATACCAAGTTTGTCAGAGATCTAATCCGTGAGGTCTGTGGCTTTGCCCCTTACGAGAAACGTGCAATGGAATTGCTGAAGGTCTCTAAAGATAAGCGTGCACTCAAATTCATTAAAAAGAGG GTTGGAACCCATATTCGGGCCAAGAGGAAGAGAGAAGAACTCAGCAATGtattggcagcaatgagaaaagcagCAGCAAAGAAAGATTGA